The window TGTAGAAGTGACAAAAGAGTGTCTTGATATAGGAACACAGCAGGTTAAACCCTTTGCATCAATAAATGATATAGGAAGAGCCATTGAGCCTTTTGCCAATAATCACGGTTATAGTGTTGTCCGTGATTTAGGCGGTCATGGTGTTGGGCTGTATTTCCATGAGGACCCACATGTCGATCATTTTAAGAGGAAGGACATGGGATTCCTCATACTTCCGGGAATGGTATTTACAATAGAACCTATGATAAACGAAGGCCGTTATAGAGTCCAGATTGGAAGAGACAACTGGACTGTAACTACAAAAGACGGTTCTTTATCTGCCCAGTGGGAATATACTATTGCTGTTACAGGGACGGGTTTTGAGATACTTGCACATTAAGCATCCAAGCTGCAAGTTCACTTACTCCTTCACCTGTTTTACATGATACTTCAATAATTTTTGCATTTTCATTTAATGCCTTAACGCCTTTGTAAAAGCTGTCTTTATCAAAGTCGATATAAGGCATTAAATCTGTCTTGTTAAGTACAACAATATCAGCAAGTTCAAACATTGAAGTGTATTTATAAGGCTTATCATGTCCCTCAGGAACACTGGCAATAACCATTTTTATACCTTCACCAAGGTCAAAGGAAGAAGGGCATACAAGATTTCCTACATTTTCTATAAAAAGGATTGTCCCATCCTTTAGTTGAAGACTCTCAGCAGCAGTCCTTATCATGTTTGCGTCTAGGTGGCATCCTCCGCCGGTATTTATCTGAATAACAGGATTACCCAGCTTGTCTATTTTTTCTGCATCAATTGAAGAGGCAATATCACCTTCAACTACAGCAACATTTGCTCTGTCACCAAAAGCTTCTATAAGCTTTATAATGGTACTGGTCTTTCCTGAACCCGGTGAAGCCATTATATTAACAGCCTTTATTCCCTTACTTCTAAAATAACTCCTGTTTTCCTCTGCAAGCCTGTCATTGGCATGCATTATGTTTTTCATAACTTTTATTTCCATAAGTACCTCCAATATGTTTTATCCAAGATTTACATTCTAAAGTTTCGCCGATTGTTTCCTCCGGTTGGTTTGCCTGTATCCTTCCTGCTTATAACCGGCAGATGCAGTCTAAGCTTTACTGATATCATTCTAATGGCAAATACTACTCCTACGCACAGATATATGTTTATACTAAGGCTAATCCGTCCATCCATGAAGTAAAACAAGAGAGAGCCTATAATAGATGGTATTGCATATATTTCACTTCTGAATATCAAAGGAATCTCATTAACCATTATATCTCTTAGTATGCCTCCTCCGACCCCGGTTATAACTCCTGCAAAAACAATGCCAAGAAGAGGCAGCCCATACTCCATAGCCTTATATGTAGCAGTTATGGTGAAAACCCCCAGCCCTATTGCGTCGGCCAGCACTATAAAGGACATAACCCTGTTAACCATAGTATACAGCAGGCAAGTAACAATCATTGTTACTGTTATGGCAGCGAAATACCTCCATTGTACAAAGAAAACAGGTACCTCTCTTCCAATAACAATATCCCGTATAATTCCACCGCCGGAGGCCGTTGCCATAGCCAGAACATATATACCGAATAAATCAAGCCTGTTCCTGATTCCTACAAGAACTCCAGATACAGCAAAAGCCACTGTACCAATTATATCTACTATGCCCAAAACCAACATGAAGCTTCCTCTCAGCATAAATCAAGACCCACTCCGGCAGCATATTATACTTTATAATATGAAAATGCTGAAAGAATGTGTTTTTGTTATTCAATTTCAAGACTTTCTATATAAAACTCCCGACCTACATCTGTGGGCATACCAAGTCCCCCGCATTTGGGGCAGTCAAAACCTGTTGCGGGCTTTATAAATACCTCACCACATTCTCTGCACTTAAATTCAGCTTTCACACGTCTGAAAACAAGCTTTGCACCATGGGCAATGGTGCCTTCGCTCATAATGTCAAAATACATTTGTACCGAGTCATCAACTATAGTTGACAAATCTCCTATTACAAGGCGTATTTCCAGTACTTTTGAGGCCTCAACCCTCTTGGCTTCATCCAAAACAAGCTTTAGCATCGACTGAGTTACTGCGTATTCATGCACATCCACAACCTCCGTGACTCAATATATGTTTTATCACATAATAATATCCACATACACTAAAATTCAGAGAAAGCCTTATCTTCCTCTGAATTTTAAGTAGTATATATAAATTCACTTATTATTATACCTAAGCTGTAACTTTACTGTTATCGCTTTCAACTTCCTTTGGAGGCTGAACGGCTTTATAATTTTCCTTTTTTGTTGCTGCTGTTTTATGCTCTGCGCTTGCAACAATACATTTCTTTGGACAAGCTTCAACACAAGCGTTACATATTACGCACTTGAACTGGTTAATTTCCCAGGACTTCTCCGCTTTATTTACCACTATGGCATTAGCCGGACATTTTCTCTGGCAAATACCGCAGAAAATACATTTATCTATTTCAATACCCTCAATCTGACCTCTGGAATCCTTGAATGGTTCTCTTTTTTCAAAAGGATACATTCTGGTTGCAGGCTTTGAAGCAAGATTCTTAAATACATTTTCCATCATCTTAAACATCTCTTATGACCTCCTATCTACCAAATAAATTTCTATTATCTCTCGGTACAGGATATGCATGGGTCAATGGTCAGAATAAGCATAGGTACATCTGCAAGCTGACTGCCCGGCAACATCTTCAGAAGTGACGGAATATTTGCAAATGTAGGAGTTCTAAGTCTTAATCTATCCAAAGTTTTTGTTCCATTTCCTCTTAAATAATAGAGAACTTCACCTCTTGGCTGCTCAACTCTTGAAATTACATCTCCCTTTGGAGGGAATCCCTTGAAAGGAACAACATGCTCTCCTTCAGGTATCTTTGCTATAGCCTGTTTTATAAGGTCAATAGACTGATAAACCTCTTTGAGTCTTACATAAGTTCTTGCATAGCAGTCACCGTCATTATGAGTAATAGGCTCAAAATCCAATTGTCCGTATGCAGAATATCCTGTAGTTCTCATATCAGTAACAATACCGCTTGCTCTTGCCATTGGTCCTACTGTACAATATTCAATTGCATCAGCCTTCGTGAGAACGCCTACTCCAACCAACCTGTGCTTAACTGTATAATTGCTTAAGAACACTGCTTCAAGCTGCTCTAAATCATACTTAATGTCATCAACAGTTGCAACAATCTTAGCCATTTGTTCTTTATTCAAATCTCTTCTTGTACCACCAATAGTATTACATGAAATAACAACCCTACTTCCAGCTGTTTCTTCCATTATATCCATTACCTTTTCTCTGTCTCTCCATGCCTGCATGAATAAACTCTCAAAACCAAAGGCATCTGCCAGAAGACCTAACCAAAGCAAATGGCTGTGCATTCTGTGAAGCTCTGCCCAGATAACTCTCAAAAACTTCGCCCTGTCGGAAATCTCAATATTCATCAATTCTTCAATACCCTGACAGTAAGCCATTGCATGCATTACACTGCATATACCGCAAACTCTTTCAACAACAAATGTGTTTTGAGTAAACTCTTTTGTTTCAGTTAGCTTTTCAAGGCCTCTGTGAACATAACCAATCGCAGGTATTGCATCTACAATATTTTCATCTTCCATAACTAGCTTAATATGAAGGGGTTCCGGAAGCACAGGATGCTGTGGCCCAAAAGGAACTATAGTTGAACTCATTTTGAATTACCCCCTCTTTTTTCAATAGTTATTTGCCTTCTTAACATTGGTGATTCAAGTTCTTCCTCTGAGAGAAGCATATGTCCGCCGTAATCTACTACAATTCCGGTGATATTAACTCCAAAGAGTTCCTTTATCTCGTTTTCAACCAGTAATGAACTGATATAGATTTTAGAAATACTTGGAACTTCCTCATCCTTCTTAACAGTAATCTTTAAGTTCTTCATTTTATAGTCGATATCAAAATGATATACAATATCTATAGTGTCATCACCATTATCTACACTAGTTGTAGTAATGAATCTGTATCCATCATACTTGCACTTCTGAACTTCTGCAAGCAGCTGATCAATTGTAATTTCCACCAAATTTTCAATCATTTTACACTTACCTCCATGAGCCTGACAGCCCTTATTTAGCTACCTTCTTCATTGCATCAGCTTTTTCGTCAAGTTTACCTATAGCCTGAACTATACCGTCTATAATGGCTTCAGGTCTTGCACAGCAGCCCGGAACAAATACATCAACGGGAATTACGTTTTCGACCCCGCCAAGTACATTGTAACATTCCCTAAAAATACCTCCGGTGCAAGCACATGCTCCAATAGCAACAACACATTTAGGGTCAGGCATTTGATTGTATATATTCTTTAATACGATTTCATTTCTCTTGTTTACAGAACCTGTTACCAGCAAAATATCAGCATGTTTTGGGTTACCAACATTTATAATACCCAAACGCTCTGCATCATACAGTGGAGTGAGACAAGCAAGTGTCTCAATATCACATCCGTTGCAGCTCGTACAGTCGTAGTGCATTATCCAGGGTGATTTCTTCCTTGATTTGCTTATTATACCCATACAATTCACCTTTCTTACAGGATAGGCTGCTTGCAAATATGTTTAGTCAGCAAGCAACCTCCAATATATTTAGTAGTTCCTATTAAGGAATAAGATACATCCAAACAATGTTTACCATAGCTGCACCGATACCTGCAACCCAAGTAATTTTAACCATCCACTGCCATGTAACTCTGGCACTGATATTATCGATAACTATTT of the Ruminiclostridium papyrosolvens DSM 2782 genome contains:
- the hypB gene encoding hydrogenase nickel incorporation protein HypB, which encodes MEIKVMKNIMHANDRLAEENRSYFRSKGIKAVNIMASPGSGKTSTIIKLIEAFGDRANVAVVEGDIASSIDAEKIDKLGNPVIQINTGGGCHLDANMIRTAAESLQLKDGTILFIENVGNLVCPSSFDLGEGIKMVIASVPEGHDKPYKYTSMFELADIVVLNKTDLMPYIDFDKDSFYKGVKALNENAKIIEVSCKTGEGVSELAAWMLNVQVSQNPSL
- a CDS encoding trimeric intracellular cation channel family protein, producing the protein MLVLGIVDIIGTVAFAVSGVLVGIRNRLDLFGIYVLAMATASGGGIIRDIVIGREVPVFFVQWRYFAAITVTMIVTCLLYTMVNRVMSFIVLADAIGLGVFTITATYKAMEYGLPLLGIVFAGVITGVGGGILRDIMVNEIPLIFRSEIYAIPSIIGSLLFYFMDGRISLSINIYLCVGVVFAIRMISVKLRLHLPVISRKDTGKPTGGNNRRNFRM
- the hypA gene encoding hydrogenase maturation nickel metallochaperone HypA, with translation MHEYAVTQSMLKLVLDEAKRVEASKVLEIRLVIGDLSTIVDDSVQMYFDIMSEGTIAHGAKLVFRRVKAEFKCRECGEVFIKPATGFDCPKCGGLGMPTDVGREFYIESLEIE
- a CDS encoding 4Fe-4S binding protein translates to MFKMMENVFKNLASKPATRMYPFEKREPFKDSRGQIEGIEIDKCIFCGICQRKCPANAIVVNKAEKSWEINQFKCVICNACVEACPKKCIVASAEHKTAATKKENYKAVQPPKEVESDNSKVTA
- a CDS encoding nickel-dependent hydrogenase large subunit, which translates into the protein MSSTIVPFGPQHPVLPEPLHIKLVMEDENIVDAIPAIGYVHRGLEKLTETKEFTQNTFVVERVCGICSVMHAMAYCQGIEELMNIEISDRAKFLRVIWAELHRMHSHLLWLGLLADAFGFESLFMQAWRDREKVMDIMEETAGSRVVISCNTIGGTRRDLNKEQMAKIVATVDDIKYDLEQLEAVFLSNYTVKHRLVGVGVLTKADAIEYCTVGPMARASGIVTDMRTTGYSAYGQLDFEPITHNDGDCYARTYVRLKEVYQSIDLIKQAIAKIPEGEHVVPFKGFPPKGDVISRVEQPRGEVLYYLRGNGTKTLDRLRLRTPTFANIPSLLKMLPGSQLADVPMLILTIDPCISCTER
- a CDS encoding NADH-quinone oxidoreductase subunit C — translated: MEITIDQLLAEVQKCKYDGYRFITTTSVDNGDDTIDIVYHFDIDYKMKNLKITVKKDEEVPSISKIYISSLLVENEIKELFGVNITGIVVDYGGHMLLSEEELESPMLRRQITIEKRGGNSK
- a CDS encoding NADH-quinone oxidoreductase subunit B family protein, encoding MGIISKSRKKSPWIMHYDCTSCNGCDIETLACLTPLYDAERLGIINVGNPKHADILLVTGSVNKRNEIVLKNIYNQMPDPKCVVAIGACACTGGIFRECYNVLGGVENVIPVDVFVPGCCARPEAIIDGIVQAIGKLDEKADAMKKVAK